The genomic region aaaataaatattttatttttaatagtaaaaatatattaaatttactAAAAAGTATAAAATGAAGCAAATAGTAAATTTTGTAATAAGATATGTTTTTTAATTGGAGTGTGTTTCGGATAATAATGACTAATAATTGGGTTGTAATCCAATTTGCTTGACACTTGATTTAATTTCACTAAATAtatgttgtttttattattttctgcTTTGATTTTCATTGATCATGCATGGTGTTGATATTTAAGAAACAATTAGGATATGAAAGCATATAGGAGAGCACATACGTCATGTATATGCTTTTCTTATTGAGATCATGTCATATCCAGCAGTAGGTTAATAAGTTTAAGCCACGTATAGTCTATTATATTTCAATATATCATAGTGGAGCAAATTATTGAAAGTCTCCAAGCATGCCAAAAAGATAACGGAAACCCTTTGATGCATATGTTCACACTGCCACCTACCCTAAGGCAATCTGAAGAAGAGAACATGCcagaaaaaaattaacaaaaagcaAAGGAAATAGCATCCTACTTATGAACCAAAATCTACCAAAGTAACAAGCGATGGATCCTTTCAGTGGGAACATTCAACTAATCATTACATCTTGAATAACCTAAGGGAAGAAGAAGACACAAAATGCTTCCACGTAAGTCTCCCACAACCACCGCACTAAACCCAAATTTCACCACCCCACGGGCCGaaaccctttttatttatttattaaaatgtgTGTATAAATATGCATTGGTGGAGGTCAGCAAAAGCAGTGTGGAAAAAGAGTGAGTTTCGCGGAGTGTAACAGAGATGGCTTTGAGCTTGAAACCTTATTGTCTcgttgttttgtttttgttttggatAAGTTTGAATGCACTGGTCAGTGATGTAGGTGCAGCAGGAGAGTGCGGGAGGACCCCAATCAGGTCGGCTGCAGCAAGCTTAAGCCCATGCCTGGGAGCGGCTCGGAATGCAAGGGCAAAAGTTCCTCCAGCTTGCTGCGCCAAGGTGGGTGCCTTACTCAGGACTTCTCCAAGGTGCCTTTGTGCTATTTTGCTATCACCATTGGCAAAGCAGGCCGGGATCATGCCTGGGATTGCTATTGCCATTCCCAAAAAATGCAATATTAGGAACAGGCAAGCTGGCAAAAAATGTGGAAGTAAGTACACTACCCCAttctcttttatcttttgaaaGTGGTGTTTAACTTGACCAAACATTTACATAAATTAATGCCATGTTTTGGGCTCAAGACTGGCAAATAACAATGGCCATTGTGCATGTGCATGTTTCCTTTTGGGCTTGGTTTTGAAGATTAAAGGTATAAACGTAAAGCCCTAAAGTGATTAGCACAAGCTCGGCAACCCCAGAACATCAAGACCAAGTTGACTGGTCCAAGACATTCTCATTTTTAAATGGGCTTTAGCTTTTTTCCCCTTATAAAATCAACTAGACTAGAATTCATACCACCCATTTTGGGGGAAAAAATCtttttaatgtaatttgttaaaaataaattaaaatttaaaaataatttgttaagtttatgattatttttactgccaattttattactataaataaaaagaaaaatatatcttAGTGGATAATATTTTTAGAGTAAATGGCATATATTATTGAAAACTAAGTATTttatatagttgtattatttgatatcattatatattttaattttaaaaaattattccaATATGTTGAGGCTAACTAGTAAAATTTCGACACTTTTCAGGGTATACAGTCCCATAAGAAAGCAACGATGAAGGAGAATAATGGGTGATTTTGAAGGAGGGAGAGGCTGAGAGCTATGAATAAAGTATTGGTGCATGGTTACTTGGTGATTCATATATTAGTTTTAATGTAATGTTGAGAATTTGTGTAAGATGTGGAGGTTACTTCAAGACCTACGTGTTCTTTTGTGTACCTTCACCTTTACATAATAATAGTCCTTCTAAAGACAAACCCTCTCTCTCTCCATCAATgcaaaccataataataatttgtTACTACTAGAATATATTTGCCATTAGATTAattattttggattaaattgtaaagttaaaatttgaaagttaaaatatattctaaatttttatatttgaaatttaatgattatatttttatttttaagaatttagtcattttattttttagatttagtTATTAACACCGttattttttttggttaaattctCTAATGTGacatattgaaattaaaaaaaagaacacTCACTTGTATCCATGtaacaaaaaagaaaatattatAATGGACTTGAATGTAATACataattttaatgatattaataattttataaattcactcaatattttaatcaaaataaaatatttagattaactaatgacattataaaaattgaaatatcaaattatataaaaataaaaattatattttaaaattaaacataatataaggaccgaaattaaaatttaacaattattaAAAAGACATAAAAAAAGTGTCTATTTGGACAGGTGTTAAATAACAAATGCCTCACAACATTTTTATCCCTTTTAAAGAGTGAATTTAGTAACAATCTTAACTCATAAATGAACGTACAGATCAACacctttaaatatataaattaaagttaaaaatttGAATAAATCAAGTATGAATTTGCAATTAAACATGCTGATCAAACCGTATAAATGcatcatttaaaataaaaattataatttaataaatataatttttcataatatatataaaagatattatgtagaaataaaaactaaaagaTAACTGTAATTAGCCCATTTCGCACGGGCTTATacaaaactaaattaaaaaaataataataaaaacataataaaatccAATAAATGTTCATAGTCCAAATTGACATTTAACCCACATACAATTGAAGCTcaaattttaaactcattttacAATAAGGGCCAAACCTAAATTAAATCTAACCCAATACCCAAAAAATTAATTCCCCAATAGGCCCAATCCCAAAATTAGCCTAAATGGCCCAGATTTTCTGTGCCAGAAATTGGAACCCTAGCGAACTTTCCTCGCGCCGCAAGTAGCCACCAGTGACCTTCACAACGGCCTCCAACCGTCCGATTTCAAGGCAGATAGAGCCCAAACAGTGAAGCTTTTGGAAAGCCTTCGCATCACACCCCACGAACGGCCTCGCTACGTCTGCAACACCACGGCCTCCTTACCTGCAAAA from Gossypium arboreum isolate Shixiya-1 chromosome 1, ASM2569848v2, whole genome shotgun sequence harbors:
- the LOC108482596 gene encoding non-specific lipid-transfer protein 4-like, which produces MALSLKPYCLVVLFLFWISLNALVSDVGAAGECGRTPIRSAAASLSPCLGAARNARAKVPPACCAKVGALLRTSPRCLCAILLSPLAKQAGIMPGIAIAIPKKCNIRNRQAGKKCGRYTVP